The Pseudomonas baetica genome includes a region encoding these proteins:
- a CDS encoding DUF1175 domain-containing protein, producing the protein MESAVTALIRSLGLLALLLSAGARAIEAPALDPAQSQVFRAWFVRIAQEQLSQGPSPRWYQQDCAGLVRFAANEALKVHDDKWLRSNGLSNRYLPPELSLSDDQRKLAQQWQQGGGKVGPYVNAIKLIQFNSHLVSRDVSQARPGDLMFFDQGDDQHLMIWMGRYIAYHTGTTTPTDNGMRSASLQQLMTWKDTRWIPDAANPNFIGVYRLNFLSQ; encoded by the coding sequence ATGGAAAGCGCTGTGACGGCACTGATCCGCAGCCTCGGCCTGCTCGCGCTGTTGCTCAGCGCCGGCGCCCGTGCGATTGAGGCTCCGGCACTTGATCCGGCGCAGTCCCAGGTGTTCCGCGCCTGGTTCGTGCGTATCGCCCAGGAGCAACTGAGCCAGGGCCCGAGCCCGCGCTGGTACCAGCAGGACTGCGCCGGGCTGGTGCGTTTCGCCGCCAACGAGGCGCTGAAAGTCCACGACGACAAATGGCTGCGCAGCAATGGCCTGTCCAATCGCTACCTGCCGCCGGAGCTGTCGCTGAGCGACGATCAGCGCAAGCTCGCCCAGCAATGGCAGCAGGGCGGCGGCAAGGTCGGGCCGTACGTCAACGCGATCAAACTGATTCAGTTCAACAGCCATCTGGTCAGCCGCGATGTATCGCAGGCGCGCCCCGGTGACCTGATGTTTTTCGATCAGGGCGACGACCAGCACCTGATGATCTGGATGGGCCGCTACATCGCCTATCACACCGGCACCACCACCCCCACTGACAACGGCATGCGTTCGGCAAGCCTGCAGCAACTCATGACATGGAAGGACACCCGATGGATACCCGACGCAGCCAACCCCAACTTCATCGGCGTCTATCGACTGAACTTTCTCTCCCAATGA
- a CDS encoding YfaP family protein, whose amino-acid sequence MTLRYPQVLLLLCTLTALSPAIAADSVKLDTPVGGWRSGAPEGEGESFRQTVNYPASSVNTPVGQANTARISGEIKATPKSNEPGRLIVNGVSMPLKIDDSGRFDRPFSFPNGSNSVEVRSPDGKQRHRTQFLNTSGGATPAKLRVLLAWDSDGTDLDLHLVTPDGAHIWYGNRSAANGGALDVDVTTGYGPEIFAMPAPIKGQYLVYVNYFGGGYRSDEDGEADAVQALTTAQVTVITEEGTPGEKMETFLIPMRAVGELTLVKSFSYP is encoded by the coding sequence ATGACACTCCGTTATCCACAGGTCTTGCTGTTGCTCTGCACGTTGACCGCGCTGTCGCCGGCCATCGCCGCTGACAGTGTCAAACTCGACACCCCGGTCGGCGGCTGGCGCAGCGGCGCGCCCGAAGGCGAGGGCGAAAGCTTCCGCCAGACCGTCAACTACCCGGCCTCGTCGGTGAACACCCCGGTCGGCCAGGCCAACACCGCACGCATCAGCGGCGAAATCAAAGCCACACCCAAAAGCAATGAGCCCGGCCGCCTCATCGTCAACGGCGTCAGCATGCCGCTGAAAATCGACGACAGCGGCCGCTTCGATCGCCCGTTCTCCTTCCCCAACGGCAGCAACAGCGTCGAGGTCCGCAGCCCCGACGGCAAGCAACGCCACCGTACGCAATTCCTCAACACCAGCGGCGGCGCCACCCCGGCCAAACTGCGCGTCCTGCTGGCGTGGGACAGCGACGGCACCGACCTCGATCTGCACCTCGTCACCCCCGACGGCGCACACATCTGGTACGGCAACCGCAGCGCCGCCAACGGCGGCGCGCTCGACGTCGACGTTACCACCGGCTATGGCCCGGAAATCTTCGCCATGCCGGCGCCGATCAAGGGGCAGTATCTGGTGTATGTGAATTACTTTGGTGGGGGTTATCGCAGTGATGAAGATGGCGAAGCCGATGCGGTGCAGGCGCTGACGACGGCGCAGGTGACGGTGATTACTGAAGAAGGGACGCCTGGCGAGAAGATGGAGACGTTTCTGATCCCGATGCGGGCGGTGGGGGAGTTGACGTTGGTGAAGTCGTTCAGTTATCCGTGA
- a CDS encoding alpha-2-macroglobulin family protein codes for MTGASMLRLCAKIPLLLALLLPLATVNAEDSVEPSGYTPVSGESFFLLADSSFAADEQAMVRLEAPGRDYRRFRMEPYGGADIRVYRIDKPLDFLKRQKNLHRVVSDGQFKGEGLSNTLAYLWDNWYRKSRRVMQRAFSYESRKQVTEEVPELKMGNAIAAPTPYDAQPQFALIPGLPVVSQFRYPLWQAKPIQPPAGVNLAGSSSDFVSVAPGNVYIPLGNLKPGLYLVEALIGKYRATTMVFVSNTVAVSKIAGDELLVWATRKHEGSSVPKVNVLWTDGLGVMSSGATDADGLLRLKHVSPERSFVIGEDEEGGVFVSENFYYDSEIYDTKLYAFTDRPLYRPGDWVSLKIVGREFKNARDSVLPGAADVSVSVLDATGTELQHLDLKLDSKAGTQGRFQLPDNAVAGGYEIRFNYKDQAYSSAFRVAEYIKPHFEISLNLAKQDYRTGEPVKGSLVLLYPDGKPVANAKLTLSLRAQQLSMVDNELQYLGQFPVELTSTELTTDSKGNATLDLPAADKPSRYMLTVFASDGAAYRVKTTKVILIDRGAASFRLSAPQRFSAANDKVTFSYANEGGTEQSKAVTPSRYGWVRLEDQSTGEGKLAATDKGFSLAFERPGTYNLTLKDQHGRVLGATGHSVTGDGVKAVPGTVEIVLDKPEYKAGDEALALITFPEPVSDALLSLERDKVEATALLAKGGDWLKLEKLSDTQYRARIPVKDNFAPNLTFSVLYTKGGQYSFQNAGIKVVAPQIDVAISTDKAVYQPGDTVTVDLTTQFAGKAVPAHLTVSVVDEMVYALQPEVAPTIDQFFYHPRRNNVRTSASLSFISYDVALPGSPGAPGKANRSERGVKVLERPRREDVDTAAWQPELLTGADGKTRFTFKMPDSLTRWRITARAIADDGQVGQKKQFVRSEKPLYLKWSGPSKFRKGDQPQLGVFAFSQAEKPVKAELVTHYAGAEQRLPVTLNNGINYLPLPAFTLASGEWTAELVQDGKTADALAVRLSATGDGWQVTQTQSLDVASGDTALSLPADATDIRLRLDDSPQALFRSALDDLLSYPYGGVEQTASRLLPLSIAYPSLASSPQIRDRLRLIMQNSRLRLVQMAGPSASFTWWGYDGEPDAFLTAYAYYADWNASQVLELTLPPEHWQRVLEVYAKQAPNTPLLQRALILSFAKQMHLPVNTLLSGLMDDLAKAGEGNAETMMDAGEDSLVMSDPDSALGLAAARVLTAALATQSKVALPDAFNRQVGAAQQRLAVSSQPFAEALNLSLQAFDQNRATALLQRLLPQQSTLERALALSWLQRSIAQASPTIALTPGEGWKKNYGATGEMFWTWQGATPVPSVLTVSGTQERPLRAALSFQTRQPAVDPMAVTITRRLSRLVPGDEAFTFKLEPVGTKPLSSDSLYLDEVILTSKAPKPLRYGMLEVPLPPGADVERTTWGIKLQGKDGTEPTALEKARFEPGQLAYAVPVDALSGELRLRHLVRFSQKGQFNLPPVRFTQVYAPQHQAQEAKAALGQVTVN; via the coding sequence ATGACCGGTGCCAGCATGTTGCGACTCTGCGCAAAAATTCCTCTGTTGCTGGCACTGCTGCTGCCTCTGGCGACTGTTAATGCCGAAGATTCGGTGGAGCCCAGCGGCTACACGCCAGTGTCCGGCGAAAGCTTCTTCCTGCTGGCCGACAGCAGTTTTGCCGCCGACGAGCAGGCGATGGTCCGTCTCGAAGCGCCGGGCCGCGACTACCGTCGTTTCCGCATGGAACCTTACGGCGGCGCCGACATTCGTGTGTACCGCATCGACAAGCCGCTGGACTTCCTCAAGCGCCAGAAGAATCTGCACCGCGTGGTCAGCGACGGCCAGTTCAAGGGCGAAGGCCTGTCCAACACCCTCGCGTATCTGTGGGACAACTGGTACCGCAAATCCCGTCGGGTGATGCAGCGTGCGTTCTCCTATGAATCGCGCAAACAGGTCACCGAGGAAGTGCCGGAGCTGAAGATGGGCAACGCCATCGCCGCACCGACTCCGTATGACGCACAGCCGCAGTTCGCGCTGATTCCGGGTCTGCCGGTGGTCAGCCAGTTCCGTTATCCGCTGTGGCAGGCCAAGCCGATCCAGCCGCCGGCCGGGGTCAATCTGGCCGGGTCTTCCAGTGACTTCGTCAGCGTCGCACCGGGCAACGTCTACATCCCGTTGGGTAACCTGAAACCGGGTCTGTACCTGGTCGAAGCGCTGATCGGCAAGTACCGAGCAACCACCATGGTTTTCGTCTCTAACACCGTTGCAGTCAGCAAGATTGCCGGTGACGAATTGCTGGTCTGGGCCACGCGCAAACACGAAGGCAGTTCGGTGCCGAAGGTTAACGTGCTGTGGACTGACGGCCTCGGCGTGATGAGCAGCGGTGCTACCGATGCCGATGGTTTGCTGCGTCTGAAGCACGTCAGCCCTGAGCGTTCGTTCGTGATCGGCGAGGACGAGGAAGGCGGTGTATTCGTCTCCGAGAACTTCTATTACGACAGCGAAATCTACGACACCAAACTCTATGCCTTTACCGACCGGCCGCTGTATCGCCCGGGGGATTGGGTGTCGCTGAAAATCGTCGGTCGCGAGTTCAAGAACGCGCGGGACTCGGTGCTGCCGGGCGCGGCGGACGTCAGCGTCAGCGTGCTCGATGCCACCGGCACCGAGCTGCAACACCTCGATCTGAAACTTGATTCGAAGGCCGGTACTCAGGGCCGTTTCCAGTTGCCGGACAACGCCGTGGCCGGTGGTTATGAAATCCGTTTCAACTACAAGGATCAGGCCTACAGCAGCGCCTTCCGTGTGGCCGAATACATCAAGCCGCACTTCGAGATTTCGCTGAACCTGGCCAAACAGGACTACCGCACCGGCGAACCGGTAAAAGGCAGTCTGGTGCTGCTGTATCCGGACGGCAAACCGGTAGCCAACGCGAAACTGACCCTGAGCCTGCGCGCCCAGCAACTGTCGATGGTCGACAACGAGCTGCAATACCTCGGGCAATTCCCGGTGGAATTGACCAGCACCGAATTGACCACTGACAGCAAAGGCAACGCGACCCTCGACCTGCCGGCCGCCGACAAACCGAGCCGCTACATGCTCACCGTGTTCGCCAGCGATGGCGCGGCGTATCGGGTCAAGACCACCAAGGTAATCCTCATCGACCGTGGCGCCGCGAGCTTCCGTCTGAGCGCGCCGCAACGCTTCAGTGCGGCCAACGACAAGGTGACGTTCAGCTATGCCAACGAGGGTGGCACCGAGCAAAGCAAAGCGGTCACGCCGAGTCGTTACGGCTGGGTGCGTCTGGAAGATCAGAGCACGGGCGAGGGCAAACTCGCCGCGACGGATAAAGGCTTCAGCCTGGCGTTCGAACGTCCGGGCACTTACAACCTGACCTTGAAGGATCAGCACGGTCGCGTCCTCGGCGCCACGGGCCATTCGGTCACTGGTGACGGCGTCAAAGCGGTGCCGGGCACCGTGGAAATCGTCCTCGACAAACCTGAATACAAGGCTGGCGATGAAGCGCTGGCGCTGATCACGTTCCCTGAGCCGGTCAGCGATGCCTTGCTGTCGCTGGAGCGTGACAAGGTCGAAGCCACCGCGCTGCTGGCCAAGGGCGGCGACTGGCTGAAACTGGAAAAACTCAGCGACACCCAATACCGCGCGCGCATCCCGGTGAAGGACAACTTCGCACCGAACCTGACCTTCTCCGTGCTCTACACCAAGGGCGGGCAGTACAGCTTCCAGAACGCCGGGATCAAGGTTGTCGCGCCGCAAATCGACGTGGCCATCAGTACCGACAAAGCGGTGTATCAACCGGGCGATACCGTCACCGTTGACCTGACCACGCAGTTCGCCGGCAAAGCCGTACCGGCGCACCTGACCGTCAGTGTTGTCGATGAAATGGTCTACGCGCTGCAACCGGAAGTTGCGCCGACCATCGACCAGTTCTTCTACCACCCGCGCCGTAACAATGTGCGCACCAGCGCCAGTTTGTCGTTCATCAGTTACGACGTAGCGTTGCCGGGCAGCCCCGGTGCACCGGGCAAGGCCAACCGCAGCGAGCGTGGGGTGAAAGTACTGGAGCGTCCGCGTCGTGAAGACGTCGACACCGCCGCATGGCAGCCGGAGTTGCTGACCGGCGCCGACGGCAAAACCCGTTTCACCTTCAAGATGCCGGACTCGCTGACCCGCTGGCGCATCACCGCGCGAGCGATTGCCGATGACGGTCAGGTCGGGCAGAAGAAACAATTCGTCCGTTCGGAAAAACCGCTGTACCTGAAGTGGAGCGGCCCGAGCAAATTCCGCAAGGGCGATCAGCCGCAACTCGGTGTGTTCGCTTTCAGTCAGGCCGAGAAACCGGTCAAGGCTGAACTGGTCACCCATTACGCGGGCGCCGAACAACGCCTGCCGGTGACCCTGAACAACGGCATCAACTACCTGCCGCTGCCGGCATTCACGTTGGCCTCCGGCGAGTGGACGGCGGAACTGGTGCAGGACGGCAAAACTGCCGATGCCCTGGCCGTGCGATTGAGCGCGACCGGCGATGGCTGGCAGGTGACGCAAACGCAAAGCCTTGATGTCGCCAGCGGCGACACTGCGCTGAGTCTGCCGGCGGATGCCACCGACATTCGCCTGCGTCTGGATGACAGCCCGCAAGCGTTGTTCCGCTCGGCGCTCGATGATCTGCTCAGCTATCCGTACGGCGGCGTCGAGCAGACGGCCAGCCGTTTGCTGCCGCTGAGTATCGCCTATCCATCACTGGCATCGAGCCCGCAGATCCGCGATCGCTTGCGCCTGATCATGCAAAACAGCCGTCTGCGCCTGGTGCAAATGGCCGGGCCATCGGCGAGCTTCACCTGGTGGGGTTACGACGGTGAGCCGGATGCGTTTCTCACTGCTTACGCCTATTACGCCGACTGGAACGCCAGCCAGGTGCTGGAACTGACTCTGCCGCCGGAGCACTGGCAGCGCGTGTTGGAGGTTTATGCCAAGCAAGCGCCGAACACACCGCTGTTGCAGCGGGCGCTGATTCTGTCGTTCGCCAAGCAGATGCACTTGCCGGTCAACACATTGCTCAGCGGTTTGATGGACGACCTGGCGAAGGCCGGGGAAGGCAATGCTGAAACGATGATGGACGCTGGCGAAGACAGTCTGGTGATGAGCGATCCGGATTCGGCGCTCGGTCTGGCGGCGGCGCGGGTGTTGACCGCAGCGCTGGCGACCCAGTCGAAAGTCGCGTTGCCTGATGCCTTCAATCGTCAGGTCGGCGCGGCGCAACAGCGTCTGGCGGTCAGTTCGCAGCCGTTCGCCGAAGCGCTGAACCTGTCGCTGCAAGCGTTCGATCAGAACCGCGCGACGGCGTTGTTGCAACGTCTGCTGCCACAACAATCGACGCTTGAACGTGCGCTGGCGCTGAGCTGGTTGCAACGCAGCATCGCCCAGGCGTCGCCGACCATAGCGCTGACACCGGGTGAAGGCTGGAAGAAAAATTACGGTGCGACCGGTGAGATGTTCTGGACGTGGCAGGGCGCGACCCCGGTGCCGAGCGTGTTGACGGTGTCCGGCACACAAGAGCGTCCGCTGCGGGCGGCGCTGAGCTTCCAGACTCGGCAACCGGCCGTCGATCCGATGGCTGTGACCATCACCCGTCGCTTGTCGCGACTGGTCCCGGGCGACGAAGCATTCACCTTCAAACTGGAACCGGTCGGTACTAAACCGTTGTCCAGCGACAGCCTGTATCTGGACGAAGTGATCCTCACCAGCAAAGCGCCGAAACCGCTGCGCTACGGCATGCTCGAAGTGCCGCTGCCACCGGGCGCCGATGTTGAGCGCACCACGTGGGGCATCAAGTTGCAGGGCAAGGACGGCACCGAGCCGACCGCGCTGGAGAAGGCACGCTTCGAGCCGGGGCAGTTGGCTTATGCCGTGCCGGTGGATGCGCTGAGCGGCGAACTGCGTCTGCGCCATCTGGTGCGTTTCTCGCAGAAGGGCCAGTTCAACCTGCCGCCGGTGCGTTTCACTCAGGTCTACGCGCCGCAGCATCAGGCTCAGGAAGCGAAAGCCGCCCTCGGTCAGGTCACGGTCAACTGA
- a CDS encoding DUF2138 domain-containing protein: protein MSDNAASPAVPTPAGKPSRRWPALLIGLVLVAGVAGGFGWLLLKPKAPPAELASDKLGLSRPDALLETHSLSQLPKDLLTVPFLKATLTEDFVFYYETHADRLGLIGSLRRIIYEHDLKLQDSLIEQLFDQPADVALWRGADGRLKDFLLVMDRGGLAKLLEPLAKVALDDSQLSVLGNLKVGSDEVPLYQLSYNASKSLLFASRGDKLVVLSNPAKYYDPESGMSEESGHVSPQALAALLNGEKLFPEAFGLPVKPPETKQRLSVNSSVLAMGYQRFIPNFAGLRFDMDDKGWHSYLAMDELENQPDFDFKPVWQAMPLGASACVTLPVAAEQQKPLLVKLGAEEAMAQTLTEHVAGVAGLCWYADSRLYTPLLVASLKDEDSSKLDGDLGKLFGSMVGAFESNVEEKVFPVVEKQEGKSHVWQRQVSSNFGPYAAKTAENPDAISGKAFMKVSLARHGSTLLFSLDDKLVDKALGTLDKRFPPMADVLPKDVLMPIYFGPDSMAQLMQQETLDSLPQDMEPVFYNAAQTYLIPKLRTLGGYGKYALTLPEGSEPDGHWQWLPLEWKAL from the coding sequence ATGAGTGATAACGCTGCTTCTCCGGCCGTCCCGACACCTGCCGGCAAACCTTCCCGGCGCTGGCCGGCACTGCTGATCGGATTGGTCCTGGTGGCCGGCGTAGCGGGAGGTTTTGGCTGGCTGCTGCTCAAACCCAAGGCGCCGCCGGCAGAGCTTGCCAGTGACAAACTCGGTCTGAGCCGCCCCGACGCCTTGCTCGAAACGCACTCCCTGAGCCAGTTGCCCAAAGACTTGCTGACGGTGCCGTTCCTCAAGGCCACGCTCACCGAAGATTTTGTCTTCTATTACGAAACCCACGCCGACCGCCTCGGGCTGATCGGCAGCCTGCGCCGGATCATCTACGAGCATGACCTGAAGTTGCAGGACAGCCTGATCGAACAGCTTTTCGATCAGCCGGCGGACGTCGCGCTGTGGCGTGGCGCCGATGGCCGGCTCAAGGATTTCCTGCTGGTGATGGATCGCGGCGGGCTGGCCAAGCTACTGGAGCCGTTGGCGAAGGTCGCGCTGGATGATTCGCAGCTCAGCGTGTTGGGCAATCTCAAAGTCGGCAGCGACGAGGTGCCGCTGTACCAGCTCAGCTACAACGCCAGCAAATCGCTGCTGTTCGCTTCGCGCGGCGACAAACTGGTGGTGCTGTCCAATCCGGCCAAGTATTACGATCCCGAAAGCGGCATGTCCGAAGAGTCGGGCCATGTCTCACCGCAAGCACTGGCAGCGCTGCTCAACGGCGAAAAACTGTTCCCCGAGGCTTTCGGCCTTCCAGTCAAACCCCCCGAAACCAAACAACGTCTGTCGGTCAACTCCAGCGTCCTCGCCATGGGCTACCAGCGCTTCATCCCGAACTTCGCCGGGCTGCGTTTCGACATGGACGACAAGGGCTGGCACAGCTACCTCGCCATGGATGAGCTGGAAAACCAGCCGGACTTTGACTTCAAACCGGTCTGGCAAGCCATGCCGCTGGGCGCCAGTGCCTGCGTGACCTTGCCAGTAGCCGCCGAACAGCAGAAACCGTTGCTGGTAAAACTCGGTGCGGAAGAAGCCATGGCGCAGACACTCACCGAACACGTGGCCGGCGTGGCGGGCCTGTGCTGGTACGCCGATTCGCGGCTTTACACGCCGTTACTGGTCGCCAGTCTGAAGGACGAGGACAGCAGCAAACTCGACGGCGATCTCGGCAAACTGTTCGGTTCGATGGTCGGCGCCTTCGAGTCCAACGTTGAAGAAAAAGTATTCCCGGTGGTCGAGAAGCAGGAAGGCAAGAGCCACGTCTGGCAGCGTCAGGTCAGCTCGAACTTCGGCCCGTACGCCGCGAAAACTGCCGAGAATCCGGACGCAATCAGCGGCAAGGCTTTCATGAAAGTCAGCCTCGCGCGCCATGGTTCGACACTGCTGTTCTCCCTCGACGACAAACTGGTCGATAAAGCCCTCGGCACCCTCGACAAGCGCTTCCCGCCGATGGCCGACGTACTGCCCAAAGACGTGCTGATGCCAATCTATTTCGGCCCGGACTCCATGGCGCAACTGATGCAGCAGGAAACCCTCGACAGCCTGCCGCAGGACATGGAACCGGTGTTTTACAACGCCGCGCAAACCTACCTGATCCCGAAATTGCGCACCCTCGGCGGCTACGGCAAATATGCCCTGACCTTGCCTGAAGGCAGCGAACCCGACGGCCACTGGCAATGGCTGCCACTGGAATGGAAAGCGCTGTGA
- a CDS encoding IS256 family transposase, which produces MPTKKKPLRDLPKIPKELLEEFGEGLITAEAIEDASAAFKKALIERALSAELGHHLGYPPGAQRPEDETNQRNGKTGKTILTGDGPLRLEIPRDRDGSFAPILIPKHERRYTGFDDKIIAMYARGMTVREIRAFLSEQYGTDVSHDFISSVTHEVMEEIGAWQQRPLEPMYPVIFFDALRVKIREEGLVRNKAIYLALGVLPDGTRDILGIWIENTEGAKFWMKVFNDLKTRGVEDVLIAVTDGLKGMPEALSAVFPATTLQTCIVHLIRNSLDYAAWDKRRELAKALKPIYQAINAEAAEEALDAFENGPWGKQYPTVVAAWRRAWDRVIPFFVFPPAIRKVIYTTNAIESINAQLRKIIKTRGHFPTDDAATKLIWLGLRNITANWGSAAHDWKSAMNQFAILYGDRFIRPTW; this is translated from the coding sequence ATGCCAACCAAAAAGAAACCCCTGCGTGACCTACCAAAAATCCCCAAGGAGCTGCTCGAAGAGTTCGGTGAGGGGCTGATTACCGCAGAGGCTATTGAAGACGCTTCTGCGGCCTTCAAGAAGGCCTTGATTGAGCGAGCATTGAGTGCCGAGCTCGGTCACCACCTGGGGTATCCGCCGGGCGCGCAGCGCCCAGAGGATGAAACCAACCAGCGCAATGGCAAAACGGGCAAGACGATTTTGACGGGGGATGGCCCGCTGCGGCTGGAGATTCCCCGTGATCGGGATGGCAGTTTTGCCCCCATTCTGATCCCCAAGCATGAGCGGCGTTACACCGGTTTTGATGACAAGATCATCGCCATGTATGCCCGAGGCATGACCGTTCGAGAAATCCGCGCTTTCCTCTCTGAGCAATACGGGACGGACGTTTCCCATGACTTCATCAGCTCAGTCACGCACGAGGTGATGGAGGAAATTGGTGCGTGGCAACAGCGACCGCTTGAGCCGATGTACCCAGTCATTTTCTTCGATGCGCTGCGGGTCAAGATCCGAGAAGAAGGCCTTGTCCGCAACAAGGCGATTTACTTGGCGCTGGGTGTTTTACCCGATGGAACGCGCGATATTCTTGGTATCTGGATCGAAAACACCGAGGGTGCGAAGTTCTGGATGAAGGTCTTCAACGACCTCAAGACCCGCGGCGTAGAGGACGTGCTGATCGCCGTGACTGACGGTCTCAAAGGCATGCCAGAGGCGCTAAGCGCAGTATTTCCGGCAACAACGCTGCAAACATGCATCGTCCACTTGATCCGCAACAGCCTCGATTACGCGGCGTGGGACAAGCGCCGTGAGCTGGCCAAGGCGCTAAAACCGATCTATCAAGCCATCAACGCAGAAGCGGCTGAGGAAGCACTGGATGCCTTTGAAAATGGCCCTTGGGGTAAGCAATACCCAACGGTGGTGGCGGCCTGGAGACGAGCCTGGGATCGAGTGATTCCATTTTTTGTCTTCCCGCCTGCCATTCGAAAAGTGATCTATACGACCAACGCTATCGAAAGCATCAACGCTCAGCTACGCAAGATCATCAAGACCCGGGGCCACTTCCCGACGGATGACGCAGCGACCAAGCTGATCTGGCTTGGGCTGCGTAACATCACGGCAAACTGGGGCTCGGCGGCTCATGACTGGAAGAGTGCGATGAACCAATTTGCGATTCTGTACGGAGATCGATTTATCAGGCCGACCTGGTAA
- a CDS encoding DUF2300 domain-containing protein — translation MTRPLLWLLLWVIPALATAQDEPLRVAYKGELLSLNQTQLIAREPLPSTLDAPLGSLWKLFVYAWLVDTGAREPAYECRGQSKEEVYCCSAGGKIERDQALVKSCGLYFEPARLGITAADWRTYWQTRQAPTWLLDLPSVQPATRVSVADLLKVLSSLPAQEQMRRVLLDVVLNAADGNVVGELGGRLRVKTWSWLGDQDPQSRQGGFAGWTADGSPVWAGGRGTSQMVLRHYGAALATVLPAAWPAEAGRCVEVGLFSRYPVVRVSTGEGAVTSGPLQGDYRVDFANGNALDIHSDGELFLLNDKLVARLDREEYVARVLEREARPEPAEAAKALAVAIRTYLLQNATRNGDCLSIDDSSNRQRVAPRPASAESRNIAAWTADLVLAGSTVTYHSDQPGPDKLAWQQAVEQANAGQRYDAILLHAYPRASLSRWDNPVASCEALPAAQDWLQKQRRGWRPKLESETGYNEVSTFAVCKLAFGRPFVDRERQRIYVRGVLTLQDRLDLTHEYLHLAFEAHPNGQDETYIEGLARHLLLE, via the coding sequence ATGACCCGGCCGCTGCTGTGGTTGCTGTTATGGGTGATTCCTGCGCTGGCGACGGCGCAGGATGAGCCGTTGCGCGTGGCGTACAAGGGTGAGTTGCTGTCGTTGAATCAGACGCAACTGATTGCCCGCGAGCCATTGCCGTCGACGCTGGATGCGCCGCTGGGCAGTCTTTGGAAGCTGTTTGTTTACGCGTGGCTGGTGGATACCGGCGCGCGGGAGCCGGCGTATGAGTGTCGCGGGCAGTCGAAGGAAGAAGTTTATTGCTGCTCGGCGGGCGGCAAGATCGAGCGCGATCAGGCGTTGGTGAAATCCTGCGGGTTGTATTTTGAACCTGCACGATTGGGCATAACCGCTGCCGATTGGAGAACTTATTGGCAGACGCGGCAAGCGCCGACGTGGTTGCTGGATTTGCCGTCGGTGCAACCGGCCACGCGGGTTTCTGTGGCTGACTTGCTCAAGGTTTTGTCTTCGCTGCCAGCTCAAGAACAGATGCGCCGTGTGCTGCTCGACGTGGTGTTGAACGCCGCCGACGGTAATGTCGTCGGTGAACTGGGCGGTCGCCTGCGGGTGAAAACCTGGAGCTGGCTCGGCGATCAGGACCCGCAATCGCGGCAGGGCGGGTTTGCCGGTTGGACGGCGGACGGTTCGCCGGTTTGGGCAGGCGGGCGTGGCACCAGTCAGATGGTTTTACGGCATTACGGTGCTGCACTGGCGACGGTGCTGCCAGCGGCGTGGCCGGCGGAGGCGGGGCGTTGTGTCGAGGTCGGACTGTTCTCACGCTATCCGGTCGTGCGGGTTTCGACTGGTGAGGGCGCGGTGACGTCTGGCCCGTTGCAAGGCGATTACCGCGTCGACTTCGCCAACGGCAATGCGCTGGATATCCACAGCGACGGCGAACTGTTTCTGCTCAACGACAAACTCGTGGCACGGCTGGATCGCGAAGAATACGTCGCCCGGGTTTTGGAGCGCGAAGCCAGACCCGAACCCGCCGAAGCCGCCAAAGCGCTGGCCGTGGCGATCCGCACGTATCTGCTGCAAAACGCTACGCGCAACGGCGACTGCCTGAGCATCGACGACAGCAGCAACCGCCAGCGCGTCGCTCCACGTCCAGCCTCCGCCGAGTCGCGCAATATCGCCGCATGGACGGCGGATCTGGTGTTGGCCGGCAGCACCGTCACCTATCACTCCGACCAACCCGGCCCGGACAAACTCGCCTGGCAGCAAGCCGTCGAACAAGCCAACGCTGGCCAGCGCTACGACGCAATCCTGCTGCACGCCTATCCGCGCGCCAGCCTCAGCCGCTGGGACAACCCGGTCGCTTCCTGCGAAGCGCTGCCCGCTGCGCAAGACTGGCTGCAGAAACAGCGACGCGGCTGGCGTCCGAAGCTGGAAAGCGAAACTGGCTACAACGAGGTCAGCACGTTCGCGGTGTGCAAGCTCGCTTTCGGCCGACCCTTCGTCGACCGCGAACGCCAGCGCATCTACGTGCGCGGCGTGCTGACCTTGCAGGATCGCCTCGACCTGACCCACGAATATCTGCACCTGGCCTTTGAAGCACATCCCAACGGCCAGGATGAAACCTACATCGAAGGGCTCGCCCGTCACCTCTTGCTGGAATAG